A region from the Onthophagus taurus isolate NC chromosome 8, IU_Otau_3.0, whole genome shotgun sequence genome encodes:
- the LOC111414170 gene encoding cholinesterase isoform X1, whose product MSKQLGVVGIFVCVLVLVKSQNYGNQYYGAPNPHLDPSYHIPNPGDKDYQTYIYNNRRYGQNQPHMYPGYPGNPNLSGQDPRFRYDREGNAEPILPGILAGWRADLQGKERPDSRLRDRDIFVKTSHGQVQGFKVYLYDTPDPQSLYRPGTEFTEREQGVTSVFLGIPYAQPPIAEGRFRPPRWHKGWQNIQAVDFGPACPQPTMYTGAQNGIRDMHEDCLYLNIYTPTTEIVPMKYPVMVYIHGGDFIRGASNLFPGHIMATFYKVVVVTFNYRLGALGFLSTGDINSPGNYGILDQAMALKWIHENVDNFNGDRNSITLFGPGAGAASAGLLMVNPATRNIVTQVIAQSGSALADWAFINDKYRVQNTSRVFGQIMGCSIESSWKLVNCLKHARSALELGNAEFPPHVGLFPWGPVTEMNFSMPYYEGWYEKEWHFLQNSPENLIRKGEFNKGLKYMASVTMQEAAHFIYNNKSLAPNYIVNEEFFDQKLWELVLRYNYTLNMNGTFEAIKYMYTYWPNPSNVTHIREKYIELLSDFLYVAPNDKMIKLLVEQNVPVYMYVLNTTVESFNTDFWRKTPHNIEHYLLCGAPFMDVEFFPESLSFKRTQWTNNDRNMSHFFMKAYTDFARYGTPSYTRILGLHFEMAENGMLKYLNLNTTYNSTIKWNYRQTESAFWTMYLPTVVGHLIPTYPPTTEFWWEPRTPLQVAFWSMATMCLLLVVLVVVCCMLWRNAKRQSDRYYNNTYMNQVDEEISIANTRSPGFEYTDKPKTSVKSGSVGSLRSNSQISLKELQEYSVPKKAAPLLPKNEKHRAYLPDGVPQTDV is encoded by the exons ATGTCTAAACAGCTGGGTGTAGTGGGCATATTCGTTTGTGTATTAGTGCTtgtaaaatctcaaaattacGGTAATCAATATTATGGAGCCCCAAATCCACATTTAGATCCGTCTTATCACATTCCCAACCCAGGAGACAAAGATTATCAAACGTACATATATAACAATAGGAGATATGGGCAAAATCAACCTCACATGTATCCAGGTTATCCTGGAAATCCAAATTTATCTGGCCAAGATCCGCGGTTTAGATATGATAGG GAAGGCAATGCAGAACCAATCCTCCCTGGGATCTTAGCCGGTTGGAGAGCTGATTTGCAAGGAAAAGAGAGACCTGACAGTCGTTTAAGAGATAGAGATATATTTGTTAAGACAAGTCATGGGCAAGTTCAAggatttaaagtttatttatatgaTACTCCTGATCCACAGTCTTTATATAGACCAGGTACAGAATTTACTGAAAGAGAACAAGGAGTTACTTCAGTATTTCTTGGAATTCCTTATGCTCAACCACCTATAGCTGAAGGAAGATTTAGG ccaCCTAGATGGCACAAAGGATGGCAAAACATTCAAGCTGTTGATTTTGGCCCGGCATGCCCACAACCAACGATGTATACAGGCGCTCAAAATGGCATAAGAGACATGCATGAAGATTGCCTTTACCTAAACATTTACACTCCAACGACAGAAATAGTCCCAATGAAATACCCAGTTATGGTGTATATTCATGGTGGTGATTTCATAAGAGGAGCTTCAAATTTATTCCCAGGACACATAATGGCGACTTTTTATAAAGTGGTAGTTGTGACGTTTAATTACCGTTTGGGTGCTTTAGGATTTTTAAGTACGGGCGATATCAATTCCCCGGGAAACTATGGTATTCTAGATCAAGCGATGGCTTTGAAATGGATTCATGAGaatgttgataattttaatggGGATAGGAATTCGATAACGTTATTTGGACCCGGAGCTGGAGCTGCTTCGGCTGGGCTTTTGATGGTGAATCCGGCAACGCGAAATATTGTAACACAAGTTATTGCTCAAAGTGGATCTGCATTGGCAGATTGGGCTTTTATAAACGACAAATATAGGGTGCAAAATACAAGTAGAGTGTTTGGACAAATTATGGGTTGCAGTATTGAGTCATCTTGGAAATTGgtgaattgtttaaaacatgCTCGAAGTGCTTTGGAGTTAGGAAATGCTGAATTCCCCCCTCATGTTGGATTATTTCCTTGGGGGCCAGTTacagaaatgaatttttcaatGCCATATTATGAGGGATGGTACGAGAAAGAGTggcattttttacaaaattctcCTGAAAATTTAATACGTAAAGGTGAATTTAATAAAGGTTTAAAATACATGGCAAGCGTTACCATGCAAGAAGCAGctcattttatatacaataacAAATCGTTAGCGCCTAATTATATAGTAAACGAAGAATTTTTCGATCAAAAGTTATGGGAACTAGTTCTACGATACAACTACACCCTAAATATGAATGGAACGTTTGAAGCTATCAAATACATGTATACTTATTGGCCAAACCCATCAAACGTAACTCACATCAGGGAAAAATATATCGAATTACTGAGCGATTTCTTATACGTAGCTCCAAACGACAAAATGATCAAATTACTGGTTGAACAAAACGTACCTGTTTATATGTACGTTTTAAACACAACCGTCGAATCTTTTAATACAGATTTTTGGAGAAAAACTCCTCATAATATCGAACATTATTTACTTTGTGGTGCTCCATTTATGGATGTTGAGTTTTTCCCAGAaagtttaagttttaaaaggaCCCAATGGACGAATAATGATAGAAATATGAGTCATTTCTTTATGAAAGCTTATACAGATTTTGCTAGATATGG CACACCATCATACACAAGAATATTAGGTTTACATTTTGAAATGGCAGAAAATGGAATGttaaaatacttaaatttaaatacgACGTATAACTCGACGATCAAATGGAATTACAGACAAACGGAATCTGCATTTTGGACCATGTATTTACCAACTGTTGTTGGACACTTAATTCCGACATATCCTCCAACAACTGAA ttttggtGGGAACCAAGGACCCCATTGCAAGTAGCTTTTTGGAGCATGGCGACAATGTGTTTATTATTAGTAGTCTTAGTAGTAGTATGTTGCATGTTGTGGAGAAACGCAAAAAG GCAGTCGGATAGATACTATAATAACACTTACATGAATCAAGTCGATGAGGAGATAAGTATCGCGAATACGAGGTCCCCAGGGTTCGAGTACACGGACAAACCGAAGACTTCCGTCAAATCGGGCAGCGTCGGCTCACTGAGATCAAACAGCCAAATATCTTTGAAGGAACTACAAGAGTACAGCGTACCAAAAAAGGCAGCGCCACTGCTAcccaaaaatgaaaaacatcGAGCGTATTTACCAGATGGTGTTCCACAAACAGATGTTTAA
- the LOC111414170 gene encoding cholinesterase isoform X2 produces MSKQLGVVGIFVCVLVLVKSQNYGNQYYGAPNPHLDPSYHIPNPGDKDYQTYIYNNRRYGQNQPHMYPGYPGNPNLSGQDPRFRYDREGNAEPILPGILAGWRADLQGKERPDSRLRDRDIFVKTSHGQVQGFKVYLYDTPDPQSLYRPGTEFTEREQGVTSVFLGIPYAQPPIAEGRFRPPRWHKGWQNIQAVDFGPACPQPTMYTGAQNGIRDMHEDCLYLNIYTPTTEIVPMKYPVMVYIHGGDFIRGASNLFPGHIMATFYKVVVVTFNYRLGALGFLSTGDINSPGNYGILDQAMALKWIHENVDNFNGDRNSITLFGPGAGAASAGLLMVNPATRNIVTQVIAQSGSALADWAFINDKYRVQNTSRVFGQIMGCSIESSWKLVNCLKHARSALELGNAEFPPHVGLFPWGPVTEMNFSMPYYEGWYEKEWHFLQNSPENLIRKGEFNKGLKYMASVTMQEAAHFIYNNKSLAPNYIVNEEFFDQKLWELVLRYNYTLNMNGTFEAIKYMYTYWPNPSNVTHIREKYIELLSDFLYVAPNDKMIKLLVEQNVPVYMYVLNTTVESFNTDFWRKTPHNIEHYLLCGAPFMDVEFFPESLSFKRTQWTNNDRNMSHFFMKAYTDFARYGTPSYTRILGLHFEMAENGMLKYLNLNTTYNSTIKWNYRQTESAFWTMYLPTVVGHLIPTYPPTTEFWWEPRTPLQVAFWSMATMCLLLVVLVVVCCMLWRNAKRSSSSDPIFACFS; encoded by the exons ATGTCTAAACAGCTGGGTGTAGTGGGCATATTCGTTTGTGTATTAGTGCTtgtaaaatctcaaaattacGGTAATCAATATTATGGAGCCCCAAATCCACATTTAGATCCGTCTTATCACATTCCCAACCCAGGAGACAAAGATTATCAAACGTACATATATAACAATAGGAGATATGGGCAAAATCAACCTCACATGTATCCAGGTTATCCTGGAAATCCAAATTTATCTGGCCAAGATCCGCGGTTTAGATATGATAGG GAAGGCAATGCAGAACCAATCCTCCCTGGGATCTTAGCCGGTTGGAGAGCTGATTTGCAAGGAAAAGAGAGACCTGACAGTCGTTTAAGAGATAGAGATATATTTGTTAAGACAAGTCATGGGCAAGTTCAAggatttaaagtttatttatatgaTACTCCTGATCCACAGTCTTTATATAGACCAGGTACAGAATTTACTGAAAGAGAACAAGGAGTTACTTCAGTATTTCTTGGAATTCCTTATGCTCAACCACCTATAGCTGAAGGAAGATTTAGG ccaCCTAGATGGCACAAAGGATGGCAAAACATTCAAGCTGTTGATTTTGGCCCGGCATGCCCACAACCAACGATGTATACAGGCGCTCAAAATGGCATAAGAGACATGCATGAAGATTGCCTTTACCTAAACATTTACACTCCAACGACAGAAATAGTCCCAATGAAATACCCAGTTATGGTGTATATTCATGGTGGTGATTTCATAAGAGGAGCTTCAAATTTATTCCCAGGACACATAATGGCGACTTTTTATAAAGTGGTAGTTGTGACGTTTAATTACCGTTTGGGTGCTTTAGGATTTTTAAGTACGGGCGATATCAATTCCCCGGGAAACTATGGTATTCTAGATCAAGCGATGGCTTTGAAATGGATTCATGAGaatgttgataattttaatggGGATAGGAATTCGATAACGTTATTTGGACCCGGAGCTGGAGCTGCTTCGGCTGGGCTTTTGATGGTGAATCCGGCAACGCGAAATATTGTAACACAAGTTATTGCTCAAAGTGGATCTGCATTGGCAGATTGGGCTTTTATAAACGACAAATATAGGGTGCAAAATACAAGTAGAGTGTTTGGACAAATTATGGGTTGCAGTATTGAGTCATCTTGGAAATTGgtgaattgtttaaaacatgCTCGAAGTGCTTTGGAGTTAGGAAATGCTGAATTCCCCCCTCATGTTGGATTATTTCCTTGGGGGCCAGTTacagaaatgaatttttcaatGCCATATTATGAGGGATGGTACGAGAAAGAGTggcattttttacaaaattctcCTGAAAATTTAATACGTAAAGGTGAATTTAATAAAGGTTTAAAATACATGGCAAGCGTTACCATGCAAGAAGCAGctcattttatatacaataacAAATCGTTAGCGCCTAATTATATAGTAAACGAAGAATTTTTCGATCAAAAGTTATGGGAACTAGTTCTACGATACAACTACACCCTAAATATGAATGGAACGTTTGAAGCTATCAAATACATGTATACTTATTGGCCAAACCCATCAAACGTAACTCACATCAGGGAAAAATATATCGAATTACTGAGCGATTTCTTATACGTAGCTCCAAACGACAAAATGATCAAATTACTGGTTGAACAAAACGTACCTGTTTATATGTACGTTTTAAACACAACCGTCGAATCTTTTAATACAGATTTTTGGAGAAAAACTCCTCATAATATCGAACATTATTTACTTTGTGGTGCTCCATTTATGGATGTTGAGTTTTTCCCAGAaagtttaagttttaaaaggaCCCAATGGACGAATAATGATAGAAATATGAGTCATTTCTTTATGAAAGCTTATACAGATTTTGCTAGATATGG CACACCATCATACACAAGAATATTAGGTTTACATTTTGAAATGGCAGAAAATGGAATGttaaaatacttaaatttaaatacgACGTATAACTCGACGATCAAATGGAATTACAGACAAACGGAATCTGCATTTTGGACCATGTATTTACCAACTGTTGTTGGACACTTAATTCCGACATATCCTCCAACAACTGAA ttttggtGGGAACCAAGGACCCCATTGCAAGTAGCTTTTTGGAGCATGGCGACAATGTGTTTATTATTAGTAGTCTTAGTAGTAGTATGTTGCATGTTGTGGAGAAACGCAAAAAG ATCATCATCATCGGATCCAATCTTTGCGTGCTTCAGTTAG